A region of the Candidatus Giovannonibacteria bacterium genome:
TCTGCGGCATGGCTAAAGCGTGTTTAAAACTTTCTCAAAATCAGCCGTATTTTCTTCGGGGGTAATGGCGGCAAGATTGACTTTCTCGCGCCTGAAAACGTCCCTTACTACTCCCATGATATCACTTCTCCTTACTTTCTCAATTTTCGCCAAAATCTCCTGCGGCGTCATTATCTTATTATAAAAAAGTTCCTGCGAGGCCAAAAAGGTGGCAACCTCGTCAGTGGACTCAAATGCAAGTGACATGGAGCCGCGGGCGTATTCCTTGGCAAAGTTTATTTCCCGTTCCGTCACTCCTCTTGCTTTCAGGTGCTTCAAAATACCAACTATTTTCTTAACCGTCTTTAAAAAATTCGCGTGGGCCACCCCGGCCGTAGCCAGCAAATACCCCGTGTCCGTGGCTTCGTCGGGAGAAGCGCCTACGTAATAAGCTAATCCTGCTTTTTCACGAATTTCCCTAAACAAGTAACTGGACATGTTACCGCCAAAAATCGTTGTCAGAACCTGAAGAGCGTATCTCTTCTCGTCGTACATATCATAAGCCCGCAAAGCAAGGCGGAGGTGCGTTTGGTCAACATCTTTTTTCTTGAATTCCACGGCGGGTTTTTTTTGGCGCTCAAAAACTTTTTCTTTGCGCAATTTTCTTGCTTGGGGCATTTTTAAAAACGCTTTTTCAACTTTTTTGAAAACCGCGTCCGGCTCCACATTGCCAGCAACGGCGATCACGGCGTTGGAAGTAATATAGTGGCTTTTTTTGTAATTAATAATATCCTCGCGCGAAATTCCTTTCACCGTATTTGGCGTGCCAGCGATATCCCATCCCGCCGGCTGGTCGCCATAAAGCAGTTCCTCAATAAGCTCATAGGCCTGGCGCTGGGGGTTGTCTTCATACATTGCGATTTCCTGCAATACGACTCCCCTTTCTTTTTCAATCTCCGTTTTTTTAAAAATCGGCTCAATTAAAATATCCGAAACAATATCCAGTCCGATATCAAAGTGTTTGGCGGACGCTTTTACGTAGTATCCAGTATATTCCTTAGAGGTAAATGCGTTTTTTTGAGCGCCGATGCGGTCAAATTCGCGGGAAATTTGATCTGGAGTCGGCCTGCTTTTTGTGCCTTTAAAAAACAGGTGCTCCAAAAAATGCGAGATGCCGTTGATTTTTTTTGTCTCGTATTTGGAGCCCGTCCCGAAAAGCGCCCACAATGTCACCGCCTCGGTGTCCTTCATCGGCGCCACCACGCACCGCAGCCCGTTTTTGAAAGTTCTCTTCTCAAACTTCATTCTTTAAATTCTAACACAAAATTATAAAAACAATAAGGGCGAGTCTC
Encoded here:
- a CDS encoding insulinase family protein — its product is MKFEKRTFKNGLRCVVAPMKDTEAVTLWALFGTGSKYETKKINGISHFLEHLFFKGTKSRPTPDQISREFDRIGAQKNAFTSKEYTGYYVKASAKHFDIGLDIVSDILIEPIFKKTEIEKERGVVLQEIAMYEDNPQRQAYELIEELLYGDQPAGWDIAGTPNTVKGISREDIINYKKSHYITSNAVIAVAGNVEPDAVFKKVEKAFLKMPQARKLRKEKVFERQKKPAVEFKKKDVDQTHLRLALRAYDMYDEKRYALQVLTTIFGGNMSSYLFREIREKAGLAYYVGASPDEATDTGYLLATAGVAHANFLKTVKKIVGILKHLKARGVTEREINFAKEYARGSMSLAFESTDEVATFLASQELFYNKIMTPQEILAKIEKVRRSDIMGVVRDVFRREKVNLAAITPEENTADFEKVLNTL